One Cervus canadensis isolate Bull #8, Minnesota chromosome 12, ASM1932006v1, whole genome shotgun sequence DNA window includes the following coding sequences:
- the COMMD5 gene encoding COMM domain-containing protein 5: MSAVGPAAAHLHRPGDSHSDCVSFLGAQLPPEVAAMPRLLGDLDRATFRKLLKLVVSSLQGEDCREAVRHLRAGADLPEEQLGALIAGTHTLLQQALRLPPASLKPDTFKNQLQELCIPQDLVVDLASVVFGSQRPLLDSVARQQGARLPHVADFRWRVDVAISTSALARSLQPSVLMHLKLSDGSALHFEVPTAKFQELRFAVALVLKEMAELEKRCERKLQD; encoded by the coding sequence ATGTCTGCTGTGGGTCCTGCCGCTGCACACCTGCATCGCCCTGGTGACAGTCACAGTGACTGCGTGAGTTTCCTGGGGGCCCAATTGCCCCCAGAGGTGGCAGCAATGCCCCGGCTCCTGGGGGACTTGGACAGGGCTACGTTCAGAAAATTGCTGAAGCTGGTGGTCAGCAGCCTGCAGGGAGAAGACTGCCGGGAGGCTGTGCGGCACCTCAGGGCTGGCGCTGACCTGCCTGAGGAGCAGCTGGGTGCCCTGATAGCTGGCACACACACCTTGCTCCAGCAGGCCCTCCGGCTGCCCCCAGCCAGCCTGAAGCCCGACACCTTCAAGAACCAGCTCCAGGAGCTTTGCATCCCCCAAGACCTGGTTGTGGACTTGGCCAGTGTGGTGTTTGGTAGCCAGCGGCCTCTCCTTGACTCTGTGGCCAGGCAGCAGGGGGCCCGGCTGCCCCACGTCGCTGACTTTCGGTGGAGGGTGGACGTGGCCATCTCCACCAGCGCCCTGGCCCGCTCCCTGCAGCCCAGTGTCCTGATGCACCTGAAGCTCTCGGATGGGTCTGCCCTCCACTTTGAGGTTCCCACGGCCAAATTCCAGGAGCTGCGGTTTGCTGTGGCCCTGGTCCTGAAGGAGATGGCCGAGCTGGAGAAGAGGTGTGAGCGCAAGCTGCAGGACTGA